Proteins encoded together in one Xiphophorus maculatus strain JP 163 A chromosome 13, X_maculatus-5.0-male, whole genome shotgun sequence window:
- the LOC102236619 gene encoding semaphorin-4A isoform X1: MSSEPMDSHRLLRLTVTLLALLNPCLTRLSPRVSFPVGSPGRRLTCFSSHDLSNTTTLLLSADGEKLYVGARDAVLALDVGHKDTVLLRSKLDWSPSEKDLEECSMKGKKMADCPNFIRVLQFLNSTHMYACGTFAFSPRCAYINSETLTMSLNTDEGRGRCPYDPYQRNTAIIVDGELYTGTVADYRGNRPVISRHLSESSRVDLKLDDTLGWLEGVCTDSHPDTFQNPTFISSKFIPHEEKIYFFFSEVGREYNFVDKFVVSRVSQICLSDVGGQRTLQRRWTTFAKAQLLCQDGSELPYNVIQDIDVLPPAEGASVDDTLFYGIFTSQWTVNSGRSAVCSFTLTEIKSVFSGNYKVLNRDTLQWSARVQEKVANPGECGLHNASDNALRFVKENFLAEDSVRPAGRRLTLVSREHTYSHLTVQRVQAANKKLYTVLFLLTESGHLHKAVLLQQGPYIIEEVQVFKPPQPIRSLKLSIPKGMLYVGTSEGVVRIPTANCSYYWTCAQCVLSRDPFCGWDAASRACVEVSVTQTALSQDTDGGNVEEACNSVSLTHRTKFGPSKMPTASCPAGELVFVSLNDVVRLHCPAASQLSHQLWERPNSRLSSDLYLHLQDGSLSFVATPATLGHYLCLSTENGYRQTMAIYHVKQKSSPMAQSPTSYTRSHTQAQPTREGPKATESRPAETKPSLSIGNTPVTTRQLDRNVTLWMKEYENLETKFRDGNPLLSARCPSYLKELVVVSVLLVLCLSLLITVTLYVLRQQWRRRTAPGMGTPSRSCDRRTSEEQEALRENEFGSKANGQAPSGGHASGLVCNGNLTDSTQNLPNTPF, from the exons ATGTCATCAGAGCCAATGGACAGTCACCGCCTACTGCGTCTCACTGTAACCCTGCTGGCTTTGCTGAACCCATGCCTGACCAGGCTGTCTCCCAGAGTCTCCTTTCCAGTGG GTAGCCCAGGTAGACGTCTCACCTGCTTCAGCAGCCATGACCTCAGTAACACCACAACCCTGCTTCTCAGTGCGGATGGAGAAAAGCTGTATGTAGGAGCTCGTGATGCTGTGTTAGCGCTGGATGTTGGTCATAAAGACACTGTCCTCCTGAGGAGCAAG CTGGACTGGAGCCCTTCAGAAAAAGACCTAGAAGAGTGTTCCATGAAGGGCAAGAAAATG GCGGACTGTCCCAATTTCATCCGAGTTCTGCAGTTCTTAAACAGCACTCACATGTACGCGTGTGGAACATTCGCCTTTAGTCCACGCTGCGCATATATC AACTCAGAGACGCTCACAATGAGCCTCAACACTGATGAAGGGAGAGGTCGCTGCCCTTATGACCCCTACCAGCGCAACACTGCTATCATTGTGG ACGGAGAGCTTTACACCGGCACTGTGGCAGACTACAGAGGGAACCGACCAGTCATCTCCCGACACCTCAGTGAGAGCAGCCGGGTGGACCTTAAATTGGATGACACATTAGGATGGCTGGAGGGTGTGTGCACTGACTCTCATCCTGACACATTTCAAA ATCCAACCTTCATCAGTTCCAAGTTCATTCCACATGAGGAGAAAATCTACTTTTTCTTCAGTGAAGTGGGCAGAGAGTATAACTTTGTAGACAAGTTCGTTGTTTCTCGTGTTTCTCAGATCTGCCTG AGTGACGTCGGAGGTCAGCGCACTCTGCAGAGACGATGGACCACGTTTGCCAAAGCTCAGCTGTTGTGCCAAGATGGCAGCGAGCTCCCTTACAATGTGATCCAGGATATTGACGTGCTtccaccagcagagggcgcttCAGTGGATGACACACTGTTTTACGGCATCTTCACCTCTCAGTG GACTGTGAACTCTGGACGGTCAGCGGTGTGTTCCTTCACTCTGACTGAGATCAAATCCGTTTTCTCCGGGAACTATAAAGTCCTGAACAGAGACACGTTACAGTGGAGCGCACGAGTCCAAGAGAAGGTGGCAAACCCAGGAGAG TGTGGCCTGCACAATGCCTCAGATAACGCTCTGCGCTTTGTCAAAGAAAACTTCCTGGCAGAGGACAGCGTGCGTCCGGCTGGAAGACGCCTGACCTTGGTGTCTCGTGAGCACACCTACAGCCACCTGACAGTTCAGAGAGTCCAGGCTGCCAATAAAAAGCTCTACACTGTCCTGTTTCTGCTGACAG AGTCTGGTCATTTACACAAAGCAGTGCTGCTCCAACAGGGGCCCTACATCATAGAGGAGGTTCAGGTTTTTAAGCCtcctcagccaatcaggagcctGAAGCTGTCTATCCCAAAG GGTATGCTATATGTTGGAACATCAGAGGGGGTGGTGAGGATTCCAACTGCTAACTGCTCCTACTACTGGACCTGTGCCCAGTGTGTTCTTTCCCGGGATCCTTTCTGTGGTTGGGATGCAGCCAGCAGGGCCTGTGTGGAGGTCTCTGTCACCCAGACCGCGCT AAGCCAGGACACAGATGGAGGAAATGTTGAAGAAGCCTGTAACAGTGTTTCATTAACACACAGAACCAAATTTGGACCAAGTAAGATGCCCACAG CCTCGTGTCCTGCAGGTGAGCTGGTCTTCGTGTCTCTGAACGACGTGGTGCGGCTGCACTGTCCTGCAGCGTCACAGCTGTCCCACCAGCTGTGGGAGCGTCCAAACAGCCGCCTGTCCTCAGACCTCTACCTCCACCTGCAGGATGGGAGCCTCAGCTTTGTGGCCACCCCAGCCACCCTGGGCCACTACCTCTGTCTGTCCACAGAGAACGGCTACCGACAGACCATGGCCATTTATCACGTCAAGCAGAAGAGCAGTCCCATGGCTCAGAGTCCAACCAGCTACACCAGGAGTCACACGCAAGCCCAGCCCACCAGGGAGGGGCCTAAAGCAACCGAATCCAGACCAGCAGAGACAAAACCCTCACTGTCCATCGGGAACACTCCAGTCACCACCAGGCAACTTGATAGAAATGTAACTTTGTGGATGAAAGAATATGAAAATCTGGAAACAAAATTTCGTGATGGGAACCCGCTGCTGTCAGCCCGCTGCCCCAGCTACCTGAAGGAACTGGTGGTGGTGTCCGTTCTGCTGGTGCTGTGCCTCAGTCTGCTCATCACAGTCACTCTGTATGTTCTCAGACAGCAGTGGCGGAGACGGACTGCACCTGGAATGGGAACTCCAAGCAGGAGCTGTGACCGGAGGACCAGTGAGGAGCAGGAGGCCCTGAGGGAGAATGAGTTTGGGAGCAAAGCCAATGGTCaggcgccctctggtggacatGCCAGTGGCTTGGTTTGTAATGGGAACCTAACAGACTCTACCCAGAATTTGCCAAACACTCCCTTCTGA
- the LOC102236619 gene encoding semaphorin-4A isoform X2: MSSEPMDSHRLLRLTVTLLALLNPCLTRLSPRVSFPVGSPGRRLTCFSSHDLSNTTTLLLSADGEKLYVGARDAVLALDVGHKDTVLLRSKLDWSPSEKDLEECSMKGKKMADCPNFIRVLQFLNSTHMYACGTFAFSPRCAYINSETLTMSLNTDEGRGRCPYDPYQRNTAIIVDGELYTGTVADYRGNRPVISRHLSESSRVDLKLDDTLGWLEDPTFISSKFIPHEEKIYFFFSEVGREYNFVDKFVVSRVSQICLSDVGGQRTLQRRWTTFAKAQLLCQDGSELPYNVIQDIDVLPPAEGASVDDTLFYGIFTSQWTVNSGRSAVCSFTLTEIKSVFSGNYKVLNRDTLQWSARVQEKVANPGECGLHNASDNALRFVKENFLAEDSVRPAGRRLTLVSREHTYSHLTVQRVQAANKKLYTVLFLLTESGHLHKAVLLQQGPYIIEEVQVFKPPQPIRSLKLSIPKGMLYVGTSEGVVRIPTANCSYYWTCAQCVLSRDPFCGWDAASRACVEVSVTQTALSQDTDGGNVEEACNSVSLTHRTKFGPSKMPTASCPAGELVFVSLNDVVRLHCPAASQLSHQLWERPNSRLSSDLYLHLQDGSLSFVATPATLGHYLCLSTENGYRQTMAIYHVKQKSSPMAQSPTSYTRSHTQAQPTREGPKATESRPAETKPSLSIGNTPVTTRQLDRNVTLWMKEYENLETKFRDGNPLLSARCPSYLKELVVVSVLLVLCLSLLITVTLYVLRQQWRRRTAPGMGTPSRSCDRRTSEEQEALRENEFGSKANGQAPSGGHASGLVCNGNLTDSTQNLPNTPF, from the exons ATGTCATCAGAGCCAATGGACAGTCACCGCCTACTGCGTCTCACTGTAACCCTGCTGGCTTTGCTGAACCCATGCCTGACCAGGCTGTCTCCCAGAGTCTCCTTTCCAGTGG GTAGCCCAGGTAGACGTCTCACCTGCTTCAGCAGCCATGACCTCAGTAACACCACAACCCTGCTTCTCAGTGCGGATGGAGAAAAGCTGTATGTAGGAGCTCGTGATGCTGTGTTAGCGCTGGATGTTGGTCATAAAGACACTGTCCTCCTGAGGAGCAAG CTGGACTGGAGCCCTTCAGAAAAAGACCTAGAAGAGTGTTCCATGAAGGGCAAGAAAATG GCGGACTGTCCCAATTTCATCCGAGTTCTGCAGTTCTTAAACAGCACTCACATGTACGCGTGTGGAACATTCGCCTTTAGTCCACGCTGCGCATATATC AACTCAGAGACGCTCACAATGAGCCTCAACACTGATGAAGGGAGAGGTCGCTGCCCTTATGACCCCTACCAGCGCAACACTGCTATCATTGTGG ACGGAGAGCTTTACACCGGCACTGTGGCAGACTACAGAGGGAACCGACCAGTCATCTCCCGACACCTCAGTGAGAGCAGCCGGGTGGACCTTAAATTGGATGACACATTAGGATGGCTGGAGG ATCCAACCTTCATCAGTTCCAAGTTCATTCCACATGAGGAGAAAATCTACTTTTTCTTCAGTGAAGTGGGCAGAGAGTATAACTTTGTAGACAAGTTCGTTGTTTCTCGTGTTTCTCAGATCTGCCTG AGTGACGTCGGAGGTCAGCGCACTCTGCAGAGACGATGGACCACGTTTGCCAAAGCTCAGCTGTTGTGCCAAGATGGCAGCGAGCTCCCTTACAATGTGATCCAGGATATTGACGTGCTtccaccagcagagggcgcttCAGTGGATGACACACTGTTTTACGGCATCTTCACCTCTCAGTG GACTGTGAACTCTGGACGGTCAGCGGTGTGTTCCTTCACTCTGACTGAGATCAAATCCGTTTTCTCCGGGAACTATAAAGTCCTGAACAGAGACACGTTACAGTGGAGCGCACGAGTCCAAGAGAAGGTGGCAAACCCAGGAGAG TGTGGCCTGCACAATGCCTCAGATAACGCTCTGCGCTTTGTCAAAGAAAACTTCCTGGCAGAGGACAGCGTGCGTCCGGCTGGAAGACGCCTGACCTTGGTGTCTCGTGAGCACACCTACAGCCACCTGACAGTTCAGAGAGTCCAGGCTGCCAATAAAAAGCTCTACACTGTCCTGTTTCTGCTGACAG AGTCTGGTCATTTACACAAAGCAGTGCTGCTCCAACAGGGGCCCTACATCATAGAGGAGGTTCAGGTTTTTAAGCCtcctcagccaatcaggagcctGAAGCTGTCTATCCCAAAG GGTATGCTATATGTTGGAACATCAGAGGGGGTGGTGAGGATTCCAACTGCTAACTGCTCCTACTACTGGACCTGTGCCCAGTGTGTTCTTTCCCGGGATCCTTTCTGTGGTTGGGATGCAGCCAGCAGGGCCTGTGTGGAGGTCTCTGTCACCCAGACCGCGCT AAGCCAGGACACAGATGGAGGAAATGTTGAAGAAGCCTGTAACAGTGTTTCATTAACACACAGAACCAAATTTGGACCAAGTAAGATGCCCACAG CCTCGTGTCCTGCAGGTGAGCTGGTCTTCGTGTCTCTGAACGACGTGGTGCGGCTGCACTGTCCTGCAGCGTCACAGCTGTCCCACCAGCTGTGGGAGCGTCCAAACAGCCGCCTGTCCTCAGACCTCTACCTCCACCTGCAGGATGGGAGCCTCAGCTTTGTGGCCACCCCAGCCACCCTGGGCCACTACCTCTGTCTGTCCACAGAGAACGGCTACCGACAGACCATGGCCATTTATCACGTCAAGCAGAAGAGCAGTCCCATGGCTCAGAGTCCAACCAGCTACACCAGGAGTCACACGCAAGCCCAGCCCACCAGGGAGGGGCCTAAAGCAACCGAATCCAGACCAGCAGAGACAAAACCCTCACTGTCCATCGGGAACACTCCAGTCACCACCAGGCAACTTGATAGAAATGTAACTTTGTGGATGAAAGAATATGAAAATCTGGAAACAAAATTTCGTGATGGGAACCCGCTGCTGTCAGCCCGCTGCCCCAGCTACCTGAAGGAACTGGTGGTGGTGTCCGTTCTGCTGGTGCTGTGCCTCAGTCTGCTCATCACAGTCACTCTGTATGTTCTCAGACAGCAGTGGCGGAGACGGACTGCACCTGGAATGGGAACTCCAAGCAGGAGCTGTGACCGGAGGACCAGTGAGGAGCAGGAGGCCCTGAGGGAGAATGAGTTTGGGAGCAAAGCCAATGGTCaggcgccctctggtggacatGCCAGTGGCTTGGTTTGTAATGGGAACCTAACAGACTCTACCCAGAATTTGCCAAACACTCCCTTCTGA